From a single Rhinolophus ferrumequinum isolate MPI-CBG mRhiFer1 chromosome 15, mRhiFer1_v1.p, whole genome shotgun sequence genomic region:
- the GINS3 gene encoding DNA replication complex GINS protein PSF3: MSEAYFRVESGALGLQENFLSLDDILMSHEKLPVRTETSMPRLGAFFLERSGGADTDNAIPQGSKLELPLWLAKGLYDNKRRILSVELPKIYQEGWRTVFSADANVVDLHKMGPHFYGFGSQLLHFDNPENVDISQSLLQTFIGRFRRIMDCSQNAYNEDTSALVARLDEMERGLFQTGQKGLNDFQCWEKGQASQITASNLVQNYKKRKFTDMED; encoded by the exons ATGTCCGAGGCTTATTTCCGGGTGGAGTCGGGTGCGCTGGGACTTCAGGAGAACTTTCTTTCCTTGGACGACATCCTGATGTCCCACGAGAAACTCCCGGTGCGCACAGAGACCTCCATGCCACGCCTCGGCGCTTTTTTCCTGGAACGGAGTGGAGGGGCCGACACCGACAACGCGATCCCTCAG GGTTCAAAGCTGGAACTCCCCTTGTGGCTGGCAAAAGGGCTTTATGACAACAAGCGGCGGATCCTTTCTGTGGAACTTCCCAAGATCTACCAAGAAGGTTGGAGGACTGTGTTCAGTGCAGATGCCAACGTGGTGGACCTCCACAAAATGGGGCCCCATTTCTACGGGTTTGGCTCCCAACTCCTGCATTTTGACAATCCAGAGAATGTAGACATTTCCCAGTCTCTCCTACAG aCATTTATTGGCCGTTTTCGCCGCATCATGGACTGCTCCCAGAATGCTTACAATGAAGACACTTCGGCACTGGTCGCCAGGCTGGACGAGATGGAGAGGGGCTTATTTCAAACAGGGCAGAAAGGACTGAATGACTTTCAGTGTTGGGAGAAAGGGCAGGCTTCTCAGATCACAGCTTCAAACCTCGTTCAGAACTACAAGAAGAGAAAGTTCACGGACATGGAAGACTGA